In the genome of Microbacterium saperdae, one region contains:
- a CDS encoding SIP domain-containing protein, with product MPTFPALVGTLAQTLSGYSAHVLDIAAPAPGFLDIEFRASPPTGGWQPGHEIQIMVTSTQARRYTAYRVTGHDRLGILVALDADGPGTAWVRRLRRGEDVTLVATKHRPLRLPPAPRLILGDGSALGTIDAYARAVPSSIVALETAPSSVAALRERWPQFQLLPGRTEPGTAIQAWLEEAVADGRLNGIHGALLLGHAGSLQQQRRMLVGHGLLDRRAVTTKPYWATGRAGL from the coding sequence ATGCCCACATTTCCCGCGCTGGTCGGCACGCTCGCCCAGACACTGAGCGGCTACTCCGCCCACGTTCTCGATATCGCGGCGCCCGCGCCGGGTTTCCTCGACATCGAGTTCCGGGCGAGCCCACCCACAGGAGGCTGGCAACCCGGTCACGAGATTCAGATCATGGTGACCTCAACCCAGGCACGTCGTTACACCGCCTACCGCGTCACCGGGCATGACCGGCTCGGCATCCTCGTCGCTCTCGACGCCGACGGACCAGGAACCGCCTGGGTACGCCGGCTGCGCAGAGGAGAAGACGTGACGTTGGTCGCCACCAAGCACCGACCGCTGCGACTTCCTCCCGCCCCACGCCTCATCCTCGGCGACGGGTCAGCACTCGGCACCATCGACGCCTACGCTCGCGCCGTTCCGTCATCGATTGTGGCGCTCGAAACCGCTCCGAGTTCCGTTGCTGCGTTGCGGGAGAGATGGCCCCAGTTTCAGCTCCTCCCCGGCCGCACGGAGCCGGGAACCGCGATACAGGCGTGGCTCGAAGAAGCTGTCGCGGACGGCCGCCTCAACGGAATCCACGGCGCGCTGCTCCTCGGACACGCCGGCTCCCTTCAGCAGCAGCGCCGGATGCTCGTGGGCCACGGACTCCTCGACCGCCGAGCCGTCACGACCAAGCCCTACTGGGCGACCGGACGGGCAGGGCTGTGA
- a CDS encoding RidA family protein yields the protein MTAHRSNPAALHGAPGFTSQIVRATGPLAFISGQVSQRVDGTWAGIGSHREQAEQIARNIDVTLDELGLSRDAIVKETVYVVDYDPALLLDVVGPLRDGRSEPPASTLIGVHALFAPEALMEVELVVDLEP from the coding sequence ATGACCGCCCACCGGTCGAACCCCGCCGCCCTGCACGGGGCGCCCGGGTTCACCAGCCAGATCGTCCGGGCGACCGGACCGCTCGCCTTCATCTCCGGGCAGGTCTCCCAACGGGTGGATGGCACGTGGGCGGGGATCGGCAGCCACCGGGAACAGGCGGAGCAGATCGCACGAAACATCGACGTCACGCTCGATGAACTCGGCCTCTCCCGAGACGCCATCGTGAAAGAGACCGTCTATGTCGTCGACTATGACCCCGCGCTGCTCCTCGACGTCGTCGGTCCGCTTCGCGACGGGCGCAGCGAACCGCCCGCAAGCACGCTGATCGGCGTCCACGCCCTCTTCGCACCCGAGGCACTCATGGAAGTGGAACTCGTCGTCGACCTGGAGCCATGA
- a CDS encoding FAD-dependent monooxygenase, giving the protein MTNDVREQVSGYDIAVVGGGPVGFWLAAEASLGGARVVLLERRRKRVTQSRALTIHGRTLETFGLRGLSSRFLEVGRPMPTWHFAGLDTRLDFSSFDSPHPFTLFIPQSRTEAILEAHALEVGVEVRRGALVTAVEDRGDRVDLALEDGTAVSSRWVVGTDGARSIVRRTAGIDFPGLPATDSIAMGDVVLDLPAGAPLGGGQNEFGGANIIPSGDGVHSRVIVLDTARRHVPQHEPLTLDELSESLRRTTGSDFGARDASWLTRFTNETRLASTYRAGRILLAGDAAHIHAPMGGQGLNVGVQDAMNLGWKLALTATGRAPEYLLDTYESERRPIGERLFANTVAQYQLVSTFTPANASLREVVSGLLAVPEANRAMAGEVSGFSVSYPEPLAAEAEADSWVGRRIPDLPLTDGSSVHRALSDGHFVRVSVPGHPPLSMPAVLSKAPVVDVQAVRIRADDLPPAGSIIVRPDGYGLSGISGAPTADGTHR; this is encoded by the coding sequence ATGACTAACGATGTAAGGGAACAGGTTTCTGGCTACGACATCGCCGTCGTGGGAGGCGGTCCGGTGGGCTTCTGGTTGGCCGCCGAAGCGAGCCTGGGCGGAGCGCGCGTCGTGCTGCTGGAGCGACGACGGAAGCGGGTCACCCAGTCTCGCGCGTTGACGATCCACGGGCGCACGCTGGAGACCTTCGGATTGCGCGGACTCTCGTCGCGTTTCCTGGAAGTCGGGCGCCCGATGCCGACCTGGCACTTCGCCGGCCTGGATACGCGCCTGGACTTCTCATCATTCGATTCGCCGCACCCGTTCACGCTGTTCATCCCGCAGTCGCGCACCGAGGCCATCCTCGAGGCACACGCGCTCGAGGTCGGCGTCGAGGTGCGGCGCGGCGCGCTCGTCACGGCGGTGGAAGACCGCGGCGATCGGGTCGATCTCGCACTGGAGGACGGCACGGCGGTCTCGTCGCGGTGGGTGGTGGGCACGGACGGTGCGCGGAGCATCGTGCGTCGAACCGCGGGGATCGACTTCCCGGGGCTGCCTGCCACGGACTCCATCGCGATGGGTGATGTCGTACTCGACCTTCCTGCCGGCGCGCCGCTCGGTGGCGGCCAGAACGAGTTCGGTGGGGCGAACATTATCCCGTCCGGCGACGGCGTCCATTCGCGGGTCATCGTCTTGGACACCGCGCGCCGTCACGTACCGCAGCATGAGCCCCTCACCCTGGACGAGCTGAGCGAGTCGCTGCGACGGACCACCGGCAGCGACTTCGGCGCGCGCGACGCTTCCTGGCTGACCCGCTTCACCAACGAGACCCGGCTTGCCTCCACGTACCGCGCGGGCAGGATCCTCCTGGCCGGAGACGCCGCACACATCCACGCACCGATGGGCGGTCAAGGACTGAACGTGGGAGTGCAGGATGCGATGAACCTGGGCTGGAAGCTCGCACTGACCGCGACCGGCCGCGCTCCCGAGTACCTCCTCGACACCTACGAGAGCGAGAGACGACCCATCGGAGAACGACTGTTCGCCAACACTGTCGCCCAGTATCAGCTCGTATCCACCTTCACCCCCGCGAACGCCTCCCTCCGCGAGGTCGTCAGCGGCCTGCTCGCGGTTCCGGAGGCCAACCGCGCCATGGCCGGAGAGGTGTCCGGCTTCTCGGTCTCCTACCCCGAGCCGCTGGCTGCGGAGGCGGAGGCGGATTCCTGGGTGGGACGACGGATTCCCGACCTGCCGCTGACCGACGGATCATCGGTGCACCGCGCACTGTCCGACGGACACTTCGTCCGCGTGAGCGTGCCGGGTCATCCTCCCCTCTCGATGCCCGCGGTTCTCAGCAAGGCGCCGGTTGTCGATGTCCAGGCGGTGCGAATCCGCGCCGATGACCTTCCCCCGGCCGGGTCGATCATCGTCCGCCCCGACGGATACGGCCTCTCTGGTATCAGCGGCGCTCCGACGGCAGACGGAACCCACCGATGA
- a CDS encoding TetR/AcrR family transcriptional regulator C-terminal domain-containing protein codes for MDRQEIVDAALDLLDEGGEAGVSMRAVATRLDVKAPSLYWHFRSKQDLLEAMADAIVAEMGDVAVGDGDPSEQLVTLLARFRTSLLAHRDGGRVFAGTFALGPHVLDLSEAAVPLLLRSGVDDPGDALDSWFNLVRFTVGSVIEQQSAVDQPHQVDRRSLFEQLNAERPTMLRVAARIFEPDEDRRYERGVRQLLRGADSPRASTD; via the coding sequence ATGGACCGTCAAGAGATCGTCGATGCCGCGCTGGACCTGCTCGATGAAGGGGGCGAGGCAGGCGTCAGCATGCGAGCCGTCGCCACCCGTCTCGACGTCAAGGCGCCCTCTCTGTACTGGCATTTCCGCTCGAAACAGGATCTCCTCGAGGCCATGGCGGATGCGATCGTCGCCGAGATGGGAGATGTCGCGGTCGGCGACGGCGATCCTTCCGAGCAGCTCGTCACGCTGTTGGCTCGGTTCCGCACGTCGTTGCTCGCCCATCGCGACGGCGGCAGGGTCTTCGCCGGCACCTTCGCGCTCGGGCCGCACGTCCTCGACCTCAGCGAAGCGGCCGTGCCTCTGCTCCTGCGCAGCGGCGTCGACGATCCCGGTGATGCGTTGGATTCCTGGTTCAACCTGGTGCGGTTCACGGTGGGGTCCGTCATCGAACAGCAGTCCGCTGTCGATCAACCCCATCAGGTCGACCGCCGTAGCCTGTTCGAGCAGCTCAACGCAGAGAGACCGACGATGCTGCGGGTGGCCGCACGCATCTTCGAGCCGGACGAAGACCGACGATACGAGCGGGGAGTGCGACAGCTCCTGCGCGGCGCTGATTCACCTCGAGCCTCGACGGACTGA
- a CDS encoding leucine-rich repeat domain-containing protein, whose product MVLHSAHQDQFDVPDRDLVFYDQPYDTEHLSRVTDVHLWSPLEGPIDRLPEIITAMTNLRSLSIGPGKVLPTVVTELRQGDLPDSLEELSVHISDRTLVWPDVVVPNLKTLYVGEPFRFKNEHFPRLRALSLYPQRSLNNVRQALELPLEELNLLNVPTDEEIFRLVEPVGLRRLGLIGGRTLTSLTGISALPQLESLRLKNLTSLGDISELATLQQLEIVNIQYCKKITGIAAINDLPRLRRLTLVGCGTIGLEKIEAKLSTLDWANTGATW is encoded by the coding sequence ATGGTGTTGCACAGCGCGCACCAGGACCAGTTCGATGTGCCGGACAGGGACCTCGTCTTCTACGACCAGCCCTACGACACCGAGCATCTCTCTCGCGTCACCGATGTGCACCTGTGGTCTCCCCTCGAGGGGCCCATCGATCGTCTCCCCGAGATCATCACGGCGATGACGAATCTGAGATCGCTCAGCATCGGCCCAGGAAAGGTCCTCCCCACCGTCGTCACCGAACTGCGGCAGGGCGATCTCCCTGACAGCCTGGAAGAGCTTTCGGTGCACATCAGCGATCGGACCCTCGTGTGGCCGGATGTCGTGGTGCCGAACCTGAAGACCCTCTACGTCGGCGAACCCTTCCGTTTCAAGAACGAGCACTTCCCCCGGCTCCGCGCTCTCTCCCTCTACCCGCAGAGATCTCTGAACAATGTGCGGCAGGCGCTCGAACTCCCGCTGGAAGAATTGAACCTGTTGAACGTGCCCACGGACGAGGAGATCTTCCGTCTCGTCGAACCGGTCGGGCTTCGCCGTCTCGGACTGATCGGTGGACGCACGCTGACAAGCCTCACCGGGATCAGCGCGCTCCCCCAGTTGGAGTCGTTGCGCCTGAAGAACCTCACCTCTCTGGGGGACATCTCGGAGCTCGCCACTCTGCAGCAACTCGAGATCGTGAACATCCAGTACTGCAAGAAGATCACCGGTATCGCCGCCATCAACGACCTCCCCCGACTGCGCAGGCTCACCCTGGTCGGATGCGGGACCATCGGCCTCGAAAAGATCGAGGCGAAGTTGTCGACACTGGATTGGGCCAACACCGGCGCGACGTGGTGA